One Brassica oleracea var. oleracea cultivar TO1000 chromosome C7, BOL, whole genome shotgun sequence genomic window carries:
- the LOC106303618 gene encoding uncharacterized protein LOC106303618 produces MWNLASSYLTGPRNEARRPPPVHATHVDCSDDDASSVGSKEEGLECPICWESFNIVENVPYVLWCGHTMCKNCILGLQWAIVKLPTHPVQLPLFISCPWCNLLSFRLVFRGTLRFPRKNYFVLWMVERMNGERRSSRGRDQTDTREQPPPACLHHRGGHHRAQPEPSGSVNNDHRVPRDNIQTSLRKSLVFFVQLTAKFPLVVIFLLIILYAIPTSAAILAMYILVTLLLALPSFLILYFAYPCLDWLVREIVT; encoded by the coding sequence ATGTGGAATCTAGCGTCGAGTTATCTCACAGGACCGAGAAACGAAGCAAGAAGACCACCACCAGTCCATGCTACTCATGTAGACTGTTCAGATGACGATGCCTCATCAGTAGGCAGCAAAGAAGAAGGTCTCGAGTGTCCTATCTGCTGGGAATCATTCAACATTGTCGAAAACGTTCCTTACGTCCTATGGTGCGGCCACACGATGTGCAAAAACTGCATTTTGGGACTTCAGTGGGCTATTGTGAAACTACCTACACACCCTGTTCAGCTCCCTCTCTTCATTTCGTGTCCTTGGTGCAACCTTCTGTCCTTCCGTCTCGTCTTCAGAGGAACCCTTAGGTTCCCTCGTAAGAACTACTTTGTGCTGTGGATGGTCGAAAGGATGAATGGCGAGAGACGCAGTTCGCGGGGGAGAGATCAAACCGATACAAGGGAGCAGCCACCACCTGCTTGTCTCCACCATCGCGGCGGCCATCACCGCGCTCAACCTGAACCATCAGGCTCAGTTAATAATGATCATCGTGTTCCGAGGGACAACATACAAACTTCGCTGAGGAAGTCTCTGGTGTTCTTTGTCCAGTTGACAGCAAAGTTTCCCTTGGTTGTTATCTTTCTGCTGATTATACTCTATGCGATACCAACAAGTGCAGCCATATTGGCTATGTACATTCTAGTCACTCTCTTGCTGGCTCTACCGTCGTTTCTCATCCTCTACTTCGCTTATCCTTGTCTTGACTGGCTTGTCAGGGAGATTGTTACATGA
- the LOC106306369 gene encoding uncharacterized protein LOC106306369, with protein sequence MARVQLLLLCFTILFASVTFMEHVSSATTATTTSSTTVAELEAETSKEVMEFIMKLEKKCPPKEEYKSFFEKLKATMVASAKVTQEKKKGFFSAAAGKISDAVSFIGSKFTGKSAEAKKSMETYQQEVAKSLQELEAIHKKIIEANQGKVEGSVAVTAEQKTEIKQTITRWETVTTQFVETAIQTEAASNTTVGVDKVKLP encoded by the exons ATGGCAAGAGTTCAGTTATTATTATTATGTTTCACCATTCTCTTTGCATCAGTGACCTTTATGGAACATGTTTCAAGTGCCACCACCGCCACCACCACCTCTAGCACAACAGTGGCAGAACTGGAGGCTGAGACATCCAAAGAAGTCATGGAGTTCATAATGAAACTCGAGAAGAAGTGTCCGCCAAAGGAGGAATACAAGTCTTTCTTCGAGAAACTAAAGGCTACAATGGTAGCCTCCGCAAAGGTCACTCAAGAAAAGAAGAAAGGTTTCTTCTCTGCTGCAGCTGGAAAAATATCCGACGCAGTGTCTTTCATTGGTTCAAAGTTTACTGGCAAGTCAGCTGAG GCGAAGAAATCGATGGAGACCTACCAACAAGAGGTGGCCAAGTCACTGCAAGAGTTAGAAGCCATCCACAAGAAAATCATTGAAGCAAACCAAGGCAAGGTAGAGGGGTCAGTGGCGGTGACAGCAGAACAAAAAACTGAGATTAAACAAACGATCACCAGATGGGAGACAGTCACCACTCAATTCGTGGAGACTGCTATCCAGACCGAGGCGGCTTCAAATACTACAGTTGGTGTAGACAAAGTCAAGCTACCTTGA
- the LOC106306370 gene encoding LOW QUALITY PROTEIN: uncharacterized protein LOC106306370 (The sequence of the model RefSeq protein was modified relative to this genomic sequence to represent the inferred CDS: inserted 2 bases in 1 codon), whose protein sequence is MDEEREGEIEKKEGVASIAVLPCGSISGHFIHTPLSVCYGLHGTELACETECSRGEDYRLIKLTIIDFNSKKEQTVVVECKAHDAARINNVEHAHGWEEDVIGLVEQKHRKKKXSVSFECETLKADKAAEDHIRQFMPKLSGLDAVINIGPMKISGLDFAVVEEEHAN, encoded by the exons ATGG ATGAGGAAAGAGAAGGAGAGATAGAGAAGAAGGAAGGAGTAGCATCAATAGCTGTATTGCCATGTGGTTCCATCTCTGGCCATTTCATTCACACGCCTCTCTCCGTCTGCTATGGCCTCCATGGCACTG AACTGGCTTGTGAGACTGAGTGCAGCCGCGGTGAGGATTATCGGTTGATCAAGCTCACCATCATTGACTTCAAC AGTAAAAAGGAACAAACAGTTGTAGTTGAGTGCAAAGCTCACGATGCTGCTCGAATTAATAATGTCGAGCATGCTCACGG CTGGGAGGAAGATGTGATAGGACTAGTCGAACAAAAACACAGGAAGAAGAA GTCTGTTTCTTTCGAGTGTGAGACACTGAAGGCAGATAAAGCAGCAGAGGACCACATCAGACAGTTCATGCCCAAATTATCTGGACTTGATGCTGTCA TTAACATTGGACCAATGAAGATCTCTGGGCTTGACTTTGCTGTGGTTGAAGAGGAACACGCAAACTAA